The genomic DNA TCTTCGCCCTCGTCGGTGAGAGCGGCTGTGGTAAGTCCACCACAGGAAAGCTCATCGTCAAGCTCCTTGAGCCCACTGACGGCAGGATACACCTCGAAGGCAAGGACGTTACTAACGTCAGGACCAGGGAGGAGATCCTTGATTACAGAAGAAAGGTTCAGATGATCTTTCAGGATCCGTTCAGTTCGATGAACCCGAGGTTCAGGATATTCGACATCCTTGAGGAGCCGCTCCTCATACACGGCATCGGTGAAACCAAGGCCGAGCGTGAGGAGCTCATCTACAAGGCCCTTGAGATGGTCAAGATAACCCCTCCCGAGGACTACGTCGGCAGGTTCCCGCACATGCTCTCCGGCGGACAGAGGCAGCGTGTCGCTATAGCAAGGGCCCTCATCCTCAATCCGACCTTCATCGTCGCCGACGAGCCGGTCTCGATGCTCGACGTTTCAATCCGTGCGGAAATCCTTGAGCTGATGAAGGAGCTTAAGGAGAAGATGGGAGTCACCTACCTCTACATCACCCACGACATGTCCACCGCTAGGTACTTCGCCGACTGGATGGCGGTCATGTACCTCGGAAGGATAGTCGAGATGGGTCCAGTCGAGAAGGTCATCGACAACCCGCTCCACCCGTACACCAGGGCACTGCTCTCCGCCGTTCCGGAGCCCAAACCGGAGCGCAGGAACATCATCAAGGAACT from Thermococcus sp. 21S7 includes the following:
- a CDS encoding ATP-binding cassette domain-containing protein; this translates as MAEPVLKVENLKKYFPIKKGFIDTIKGAPQKKVHAVDGISFEIYKQQVFALVGESGCGKSTTGKLIVKLLEPTDGRIHLEGKDVTNVRTREEILDYRRKVQMIFQDPFSSMNPRFRIFDILEEPLLIHGIGETKAEREELIYKALEMVKITPPEDYVGRFPHMLSGGQRQRVAIARALILNPTFIVADEPVSMLDVSIRAEILELMKELKEKMGVTYLYITHDMSTARYFADWMAVMYLGRIVEMGPVEKVIDNPLHPYTRALLSAVPEPKPERRNIIKEL